A section of the Carya illinoinensis cultivar Pawnee chromosome 12, C.illinoinensisPawnee_v1, whole genome shotgun sequence genome encodes:
- the LOC122289111 gene encoding TIR-only protein-like: MQYHRSAVQLARRVIKPCDVFINHRGIDTKRTIATLLYDYLSRLNLRPFLDNKNMKPGDKLFEKIDTAIHGCKIGVALFSPNYCKSYFCLHELALFMESKKKVIPIFCDIKPSQLRVPRNGVCAESELRRFNWALEEAKHTVGLTFDSFKGNFTDVVTSTSEIVIKSLIELENDEQIIMKRRRKSPLSS; the protein is encoded by the exons ATGCAATATCATCGTTCAGCAGTCCAGTTGGCCAGGCGTGTCATTAAGCCCTGCGATGTGTTTATTAATCATAGAGGGATTGACACAAAGCGAACAATAGCCACGTTGTTGTACGATTATCTGTCTCGGCTCAATCTACGTCCCTTCTTGGACAACAAGAACATGAAGCCTGGAGACaaattgtttgaaaaaattgatacTGCAATACATGGCTGTAAGATTGGTGTTGCTCTCTTCTCGCCTAACTACTGCAAGTCGTATTTCTGTCTGCACGAACTGGCTCTCTTCATGGAGTCCAAGAAGAAGGTCATCCCTATCTTTTGTGACATTAAGCCGTCTCAGCTGCGTGTTCCACGTAATGGAGTTTGTGCGGAGAGCGAGCTCCGGAGGTTTAACTGGGCTCTCGAAGAGGCCAAGCACACCGTCGGGCTTACGTTCGACTCCTTCAAAGG GAACTTCACAGATGTTGTAACAAGCACCTCGGAAATTGTGATCAAGAGCTTGATAGAGCTTGAGAATGATGAGCAGATCATCATGAAGCGTCGACGGAAATCTCCCCTCTCTTCATAA